A window from Rhodothermales bacterium encodes these proteins:
- a CDS encoding SCO family protein, with protein sequence MRRLIFVLAGIALGFSLAVMFAYPRYSDRPPAVYGTYIDPPAPISDFTLRSGDAEVHKRQFEGRYTVVVFGYTYCPDVCPTTMRRLAQAVSLLGDAGDEVEVLLVSVDPERDDPVRAQAYARTFNPRFVGASGSPADIESVAGAFGIHHERSEATTGDDYLIDHTATITLLDPRGDAVLHWSFDTTPEQIAADLIVLAGR encoded by the coding sequence ATGCGTCGTTTGATCTTCGTACTGGCCGGCATCGCGCTGGGGTTTTCGCTCGCCGTCATGTTCGCGTACCCGCGATACAGCGACCGCCCGCCGGCCGTCTACGGGACCTACATCGACCCGCCGGCGCCGATCTCCGACTTCACCCTCCGCTCCGGCGACGCAGAGGTCCACAAGCGTCAGTTCGAGGGCCGCTACACGGTGGTCGTCTTCGGCTACACGTATTGCCCCGACGTGTGCCCCACGACGATGCGCCGCCTCGCGCAGGCCGTGTCGCTGCTGGGCGATGCCGGCGACGAGGTTGAGGTGCTGCTCGTCAGCGTCGACCCCGAACGCGACGACCCGGTCAGGGCGCAGGCCTACGCCCGCACCTTCAACCCGCGTTTCGTGGGCGCGTCGGGTTCGCCGGCCGACATCGAGTCGGTAGCCGGCGCGTTCGGGATCCATCACGAGCGCAGCGAGGCCACGACGGGTGACGACTATCTCATCGATCACACCGCGACGATCACGTTGCTCGACCCGCGGGGCGACGCCGTGCTGCACTGGTCGTTCGACACCACACCCGAGCAGATCGCGGCCGACCTCATCGTGCTCGCCGGCCGCTGA
- a CDS encoding CBS domain-containing protein: MKTAADILARKTKRMISVRADQRISEALTLMNAHKIGAMLVRDETGMVVGIWTERDLIQDTLNEGFDPRTAVIGHYMTTDLHTASSDATILELKEKMLSLYIRHLLISENGRIIGILSVGDIVRASLAAQDRRIQELRDHTSWQYYETWAWGPVA, encoded by the coding sequence ATGAAAACTGCAGCTGACATCCTGGCTCGCAAAACCAAACGCATGATTTCCGTCCGGGCCGACCAACGCATCTCCGAAGCGCTCACGCTGATGAATGCGCACAAGATCGGTGCAATGCTCGTCCGCGACGAGACCGGCATGGTCGTCGGGATCTGGACCGAGCGCGACCTGATCCAGGATACGCTCAACGAAGGGTTCGATCCGCGCACGGCGGTCATCGGGCATTACATGACGACGGACCTCCACACGGCGTCATCCGATGCGACGATACTCGAGCTGAAGGAAAAAATGCTCAGCCTGTATATCAGGCACCTATTGATCTCGGAAAACGGCCGCATCATCGGCATCCTTTCCGTCGGCGACATCGTGCGGGCCAGTCTGGCCGCGCAGGACCGCCGGATCCAGGAGCTCCGCGATCACACGAGCTGGCAGTACTACGAGACGTGGGCGTGGGGCCCCGTCGCCTAA
- a CDS encoding copper chaperone PCu(A)C, whose translation MARPVFLLLIGLILASCRPDPGPPRLRIVDAWTPPLNAEAPTGAVYLTLYNDGGPDTLLTASTDAAERVELHESREEQGMMRMRRLDALPLPPRSETRLEPGGKHLMLVGFTPPAGDTLALRLHFSVSGERTVAVALEGSRF comes from the coding sequence ATGGCGCGTCCCGTTTTCCTCCTGCTGATCGGGCTCATTCTCGCCTCCTGCCGGCCCGACCCCGGTCCGCCCCGACTCCGGATCGTCGACGCCTGGACCCCGCCTCTCAACGCGGAAGCGCCCACCGGCGCCGTCTACCTGACCCTGTACAACGACGGCGGCCCCGACACCCTGCTCACGGCTTCGACCGACGCGGCCGAACGGGTCGAACTCCACGAGAGCCGCGAGGAGCAGGGCATGATGCGGATGCGCCGGCTGGACGCACTCCCCCTCCCACCCCGATCCGAAACCCGCCTCGAACCGGGCGGCAAACACCTCATGCTGGTCGGCTTCACGCCCCCCGCCGGCGACACCCTCGCCCTGCGGCTGCACTTCAGCGTCAGCGGTGAGCGGACGGTTGCGGTGGCGTTGGAAGGTTCGAGGTTTTAG
- a CDS encoding DJ-1/PfpI family protein: MKIGRDQELKSGARSSWGGRAIMDNVRHAGGRGFRVLWILILLAAGCTPAPDDPTGAPDAFIRAELASAAQAEAAGGEVLRVGFVALDQVFNSELMAPYDVVHHTLFRDETRYMMPFIVSPDGRPVTTFEGITVQPHFSFETAPPIDILVIPSTGNSMEADLRNEAFMSWLREAVAKARFVITVCDGAFPLAATGALDGRVATTFPGDRDAFATRFPEIDVRYDVRLVADDKYITSVGGAMSYEPAFYLVERLYSAEHARLIAEGLVWDWDPARLPLVVTPSHDALFASSFPMAP; this comes from the coding sequence ATGAAGATCGGTAGGGATCAGGAGTTGAAATCGGGCGCCCGGTCCTCATGGGGCGGACGAGCGATCATGGACAACGTACGGCATGCCGGCGGGCGGGGTTTCCGGGTACTCTGGATCCTCATCCTGCTCGCCGCCGGCTGCACCCCCGCTCCGGACGACCCGACCGGCGCTCCCGATGCCTTCATCCGCGCCGAACTCGCCAGCGCGGCGCAGGCCGAGGCGGCGGGCGGCGAGGTGCTGCGCGTCGGCTTCGTCGCCCTCGATCAGGTCTTCAATTCGGAATTGATGGCTCCGTACGACGTCGTGCACCACACGCTGTTTCGGGACGAGACGCGGTATATGATGCCGTTTATCGTGTCGCCCGACGGCCGGCCCGTCACGACCTTCGAAGGCATCACGGTGCAGCCCCACTTTTCGTTCGAGACGGCCCCACCCATCGACATCCTCGTCATCCCCAGCACGGGAAACAGCATGGAGGCCGACCTCCGCAACGAGGCGTTTATGTCGTGGCTCCGCGAGGCCGTGGCGAAGGCCCGCTTCGTGATCACGGTATGCGACGGCGCGTTTCCGCTGGCCGCCACCGGCGCGCTCGACGGCCGCGTGGCGACGACCTTCCCCGGCGACCGGGACGCGTTCGCCACGCGGTTTCCGGAAATCGACGTGCGCTACGACGTGCGCCTCGTCGCGGACGACAAATACATCACGTCGGTGGGCGGTGCGATGAGCTATGAGCCGGCGTTCTACCTCGTCGAGCGGCTCTACAGCGCCGAACACGCCCGTCTGATTGCGGAGGGGCTCGTATGGGATTGGGATCCCGCGCGCCTTCCTCTCGTAGTCACCCCGTCTCACGATGCCCTCTTCGCATCCTCCTTCCCTATGGCTCCTTGA
- a CDS encoding CHAT domain-containing protein, which translates to MSRDVLIRIDPDGDAFVATLREAGGDRSARFRLPMAIDRMDDMLAGTESAILRGGATRGEREAERMPAISLEALGQSLFSSLFGEALMPIFDDAWPGQVFDPETAWFRPADEWDDPHPLRIMLHINPTDPRVAPILRLPWELSQRPGTGEYLSIAEPYTLFRYLEVGGDYAPTPVMLPLRVLVVLSNPTNVQPLDLDAERKKIEASWGKCRGVQVEYLEEATLDALRSRFRQTSYHVLHYMGHGAFDDPVGKGGLIMEGQDGRSEFVDSDTFAGAIWRSDDPLQLVYLNACNTAQSSEQATDNIFAGTAARMVQGGVIPAVLAMQFSISDRAAIVFSEAFYKAITDEQPADVAVAIARRAIAAQIPGSFEWITPVLYMRSLSGKLFNFLSLYG; encoded by the coding sequence ATGTCCAGAGATGTCCTGATCCGAATCGATCCCGATGGGGATGCCTTTGTCGCCACGCTGCGTGAGGCCGGCGGCGATCGCTCCGCCCGGTTTCGCCTCCCGATGGCGATCGATCGGATGGACGACATGCTGGCGGGCACGGAGTCCGCCATCCTGCGCGGGGGCGCGACGCGCGGCGAACGGGAGGCGGAGCGCATGCCGGCGATCTCCCTGGAGGCGCTCGGGCAATCGCTGTTCTCCAGCCTCTTCGGCGAGGCGCTGATGCCCATTTTCGACGACGCATGGCCGGGGCAGGTATTCGATCCGGAAACGGCCTGGTTCAGGCCGGCGGACGAATGGGACGACCCGCACCCGCTCCGGATCATGCTGCACATCAACCCGACCGACCCGCGCGTCGCGCCCATCCTGCGTCTGCCCTGGGAGCTTTCGCAGAGGCCGGGTACGGGCGAGTACCTGTCCATCGCCGAGCCGTATACGCTGTTTCGGTACCTCGAAGTCGGCGGCGACTATGCCCCGACGCCCGTGATGCTGCCGCTGCGCGTGCTCGTCGTATTGTCCAATCCCACCAATGTGCAGCCGCTCGATCTCGACGCCGAACGAAAAAAGATCGAGGCGTCGTGGGGAAAATGCCGGGGCGTTCAGGTGGAATATCTCGAGGAGGCGACGCTGGACGCGCTCCGGTCCCGGTTCAGGCAGACCTCCTACCACGTGTTGCATTACATGGGGCACGGCGCCTTCGACGACCCGGTCGGAAAGGGCGGGTTGATTATGGAGGGCCAGGATGGCCGCAGCGAATTCGTGGACAGCGATACGTTCGCCGGCGCGATCTGGCGGTCCGACGATCCGCTTCAGCTCGTGTACCTGAACGCCTGCAACACGGCGCAGTCCAGCGAGCAGGCCACGGACAATATTTTCGCCGGCACGGCGGCCCGCATGGTGCAGGGAGGGGTCATCCCTGCCGTGCTGGCCATGCAGTTTTCCATCTCCGACAGGGCGGCCATCGTGTTCTCGGAGGCGTTTTACAAGGCGATAACCGACGAGCAGCCCGCCGACGTGGCGGTGGCGATCGCCCGCAGAGCCATCGC
- a CDS encoding CDGSH iron-sulfur domain-containing protein — translation MKSSTHTYPGADITVTYDVARCIHAAECVRGLPAVFDPKRKPWVEPDQAPADAVAAVVLRCPSGALHIQDLDETGATEATVAVEPDGPLYIRGRLEVLSAAGEAVLTDTRVALCRCGASKNKPFCDNSHRQSGFSDAGVIGEPKLKEGEASPALRIKLAENGPLLIEGSVRIEGTDGESVAGVKCALCRCGESRNKPFCDGTHRSNGFVG, via the coding sequence ATGAAATCATCTACCCATACCTACCCGGGCGCAGACATCACCGTCACCTACGATGTCGCCCGTTGTATTCATGCGGCCGAGTGCGTTCGCGGCCTGCCCGCCGTATTCGATCCCAAGCGGAAACCCTGGGTGGAGCCGGACCAGGCTCCGGCGGATGCGGTTGCAGCCGTCGTACTCAGGTGCCCTTCGGGCGCCCTGCACATCCAGGATCTCGATGAGACCGGGGCGACGGAGGCTACGGTCGCGGTCGAGCCGGACGGACCCCTCTACATCCGCGGCCGGCTTGAGGTGCTGTCTGCCGCCGGCGAGGCGGTGCTGACGGACACGCGGGTGGCGCTCTGCCGCTGCGGCGCATCGAAGAACAAGCCGTTTTGCGACAACAGCCACCGGCAATCCGGCTTTTCCGATGCCGGCGTAATCGGCGAACCGAAGCTGAAAGAGGGGGAGGCGTCGCCGGCGCTGCGGATCAAGCTGGCGGAGAATGGACCGTTATTGATCGAAGGCTCGGTGCGCATCGAAGGGACGGACGGGGAATCGGTCGCCGGCGTCAAATGCGCGCTCTGCCGCTGCGGCGAATCCCGAAATAAGCCGTTCTGCGACGGGACGCACCGGTCAAACGGATTTGTGGGATAA